A DNA window from Pungitius pungitius chromosome 1, fPunPun2.1, whole genome shotgun sequence contains the following coding sequences:
- the dazap2 gene encoding DAZ-associated protein 2 isoform X2, with protein MNNKGSYPQQAVYPQQSSAPVYPPAMQMSPQAPPYTDTPPAYSEIYQPRYMLPHQVPSQVAQMSSHYPGAQMFMPMQPHMQVGQMGQNVPMAYYPMGAMYPPGSTVMVDGGFDAGARFTTSSGVSIPPPPPGHPPNAAQLAAMQGANVVMAQRKNNFFLGGSSGGYTIW; from the exons ATGAACAACAAAG GTTCATATCCTCAGCAGGCTGTGTACCCTCAGCAGAGCTCTGCACCCGTATACCCTCCTGCTATGCAAATGTCTCCTCAGGCACCTCcttacacagacacaccacCTGCGTATTCTGAG atATACCAGCCCAGATACATGCTTCCTCATCAGGTGCCCAGTCAGGTGGCACAGATGTCCTCTCACTACCCTGGTGCTCAGATGTTCATGCCCATGCAGCCACATATGCAGGTTGGGCAAATGGGCCAGAATGTCCCAATGGCTTACTATCCAATGGGAGCCATGTACCCCCCTGGTTCAACAGTGATGGTAGATGGGGGCTTTGATGCTGGTGCTCGCTTCACAACAAGCAGCGGTGTTTCCATCCCA CCCCCACCTCCTGGACATCCCCCCAATGCAGCTCAGCTGGCTGCCATGCAGGGGGCCAATGTTGTAATGGCACAGCGCAAGAATAACTTCTTCCTGGGTGGATCCAGCGGAGGTTATACCATCTGGTAA
- the dazap2 gene encoding DAZ-associated protein 2 isoform X1: MWLAVKAHTLIAGSYPQQAVYPQQSSAPVYPPAMQMSPQAPPYTDTPPAYSEIYQPRYMLPHQVPSQVAQMSSHYPGAQMFMPMQPHMQVGQMGQNVPMAYYPMGAMYPPGSTVMVDGGFDAGARFTTSSGVSIPPPPPGHPPNAAQLAAMQGANVVMAQRKNNFFLGGSSGGYTIW, from the exons ATGTGGCTAGCCGTCAAAGCGCACACGTTGATCGCCG GTTCATATCCTCAGCAGGCTGTGTACCCTCAGCAGAGCTCTGCACCCGTATACCCTCCTGCTATGCAAATGTCTCCTCAGGCACCTCcttacacagacacaccacCTGCGTATTCTGAG atATACCAGCCCAGATACATGCTTCCTCATCAGGTGCCCAGTCAGGTGGCACAGATGTCCTCTCACTACCCTGGTGCTCAGATGTTCATGCCCATGCAGCCACATATGCAGGTTGGGCAAATGGGCCAGAATGTCCCAATGGCTTACTATCCAATGGGAGCCATGTACCCCCCTGGTTCAACAGTGATGGTAGATGGGGGCTTTGATGCTGGTGCTCGCTTCACAACAAGCAGCGGTGTTTCCATCCCA CCCCCACCTCCTGGACATCCCCCCAATGCAGCTCAGCTGGCTGCCATGCAGGGGGCCAATGTTGTAATGGCACAGCGCAAGAATAACTTCTTCCTGGGTGGATCCAGCGGAGGTTATACCATCTGGTAA